The Theobroma cacao cultivar B97-61/B2 chromosome 1, Criollo_cocoa_genome_V2, whole genome shotgun sequence genome contains the following window.
TGCAGGAGCGGAAACTTGTCCAGTATGATGAGACTTGTTGGAGCGATGTTGATTTCATCAGAGCTAAGAAGATGACCGGATGGGTTGGTATTGTTATATCGGATTTAGATGACGAAGACTGCTTTtcatttaataacaaaaattaggGTTCGTTAGGTTTATATGTATACATTGGAGGAAAAAGATATAAATACCCTAACGCTATATACACATTTACACAGAGGTGAGCAATTTTCAGTTACGAttgaattattgaaaaaatttgataaaaatggttttggttaatttgattaataaattaattcaaaaataaacacAATTAATTCAGTCAATTtccattttgattttttttgttaaattaatcgatttatattataaacaatttataaattacaattatataatatatgtttatataataatataaaaattaggTTAATTCAATAACTAACCgttttaatttagttaattgattaaaattttattttggatcggttcaattaatttaattaaaaaattacttaatcgaattaattaaattaaacccGTTTGTCCACTTCTACATTTGCGTACATATTATTACATATATTACTATTAAGATGGAATACTTATCCAAAACAGTGAgcatttctttatttcttgtttCAGATGTATTTCGAATCCAAAACTTTGGCAGAGAAAGCAGCATGGGGAGCTGCTCAAGAGAACGACATTGATTTCATCAGCGTTAAACCAACTCTCGTTGTTGGCCCATTCATCATCCCATCGATGCCACCAAGCCTGATCACTGCACTTTCCTTGATAACGAGTACATCATACCATATCATTTATCAGAGCTTTATTCTAATCTGATATCCCTAAATTAGTCATCACATATTGCTTGCAGGAAATGAAGGGCATTACTCTATCATAAAGCAATGCCAGTATGTGCATTTGGATGATCTTTGTAATGCTCTTGTTTTCCTGTACGAGAACCCTGAAGCCCATGGTCGATACATTTGCTCTTCTCATGATGCAACCATATTCGATCTGGCGGAAATGCTTCGGCAGAAATACCCAGGATACGACATCCCCATCCAATACACTATGAACTTTGTCTTCAACCTTTAGGATAATGTAAGACTTTGTTCTAAACAGTAAGTAACATGCACATGTTTCAGGTTCAGGGGTGTCGAAGAACACTTGGAAGTGATCTCTTTCTCCTCTAAGACATTGACGGACCTGGGGTTCCAGTTCAAGTATGGCTTCGAGAACATGTACACAGGAGCCATTAAAACCTGTATTGAGAAGGGACTGATTCCTCGTTGTTTAAACGACAATGACCATGCCGCTGTTGGCAAAATCCATAACATCATGGTTTTAGATGTTGGTTTTACTTCTGTGGCAATAAATTTACTACCTGTTTGTTTGAAGGAAGCATAGACTTGTAAGCTGTCAGGTTGAAAGAAGAATGACCTTCATATCTTTTTGCAGTTCTGGATGCATTGTCTCTACCTTGGTAAAAGTCTCTTAAATCCAGtaataaaacataaattatCTGCATGAGTTATGATAATTGATGATCCCTTTTTTCGGTTACTAAGAAAAGAGAGATCCTTGTAACCAAAAATCGTTTCACCTATTTCTTTGGGCTTAAATTACACTCAAATTACATGGAGCACTAGAAGTATAAAATAGACATGAGGATATTTACTAGCTAAGGGTgtaaatttacaaaaacatAGTAATAATTTGTAATATGATGCAATTGGCATCCATACCAAGACTCGGCTATCGGGCTATCGCTCTTCTGAATTGAATTTGTTCCAAGCTTCCTGAGATCAACAGGCAACAAAAATGTTAGTGTAGAACATAGTTTGGTGGCCTTTATTTCTAAAGCAGCGAGCATTAACGGTACAAGCCAAGTTCAGGAAAGAAGTGGCACGCCAGTAACTGACCTTTAGAAGATCAAAGACCTTTTCACAAATGTACTTCTGCTGAATACTTGCACCCCTTTGCTGTAATTTGTCAGGATGAACACAAAGAGTGGCTTTCCGGTAAGCTTTCTTTACAGCAGCTGAAGTTATGACTTCTGTTAGTGGAATTGGATGCCAGCCACTATCAGGCCCAAGGATCTGCCAATGAGAAAAAGCTCAGTTTTAGTTAACTCCCTCAAGagctttaaattataataactGAAGAGAAAACGTTAAGTCACTTATCATTAGTCAGGCAAAACCTAACATTATAGAAAAGTTCCAGCGCCAAGTTCAATTAGTTTGTGATAAATCACACATTATATGGcaatcataatcaaaaagCTAAGGCACCAAACTACATTAGCCATAAGAACATTTGGTAGACCAACAATTTGTTGCCTCCTAATGATGGTAACCAAATCATCAAGCCAATTAAAGAACCTAGTAAACAAGGGAAATGATAATAAAAGCTTGGCGAAACAGATTTTGGATgatataacatacatattgCAAAGTTGAAAGCAATGCACGTAGGTTCCCTTCTTTCCCACTTGACCACCTCTTGACATCAGCATCCAGAGTTTCTGCTAATCTCTGCAAAGAGGAAAGATCCAAGACGGTCAGGGAAAAATGCAAAGACTGTTTGCAATCAAGAAATATCTTCACAGGTAAGAAGACGACAGATTACATTTCTTTCCGCTTGCTCTCTTTGAGCAATAAGATCACGCATATTCTTTTCTTCAAGAGCTTTTGCCTGCAAAAATCCAAAAGCTAGATGTTATTTTTGTATGGATGAATAAACATTCCAGATTTTgtgaaagaggaagaaaaatatcATACCGCACGTTCAGCTGTTCGTCGATATCTCTCCAGTCTAGCTTTACACCTCTGAGCTGATTCACCTTCAACTCCTTCAAGCACAGAAAGAAACTTGTTCAGTAGCAGAAAAgcaaattagattttttttttttcttcttctcggGTGATCTTATGAAGCAGTGTATGTGTATTAAGAAAATACAGCTAGTACTTCACAAAATAACCTACCATTATAAGCAGAGGAATATGGATATCTTAGACCACCAAAAGAGCCAGTGCTCTGGAAATGCTGATCCTGTGGATCCTGCCAATTAAGATCCATTAAAATGCTGTCTGGAACCATGAAAGTCATAAAAAACAGAAATTAATGACACACTCACAGAGGATGAAGTGCTTGTTCTCATTCCACTGTTTCTAGAAGaagttgaaaatttatctGACATAGACCGTTCTACTCTCTCTCTTGCCTCAAAAGCAGCCCTTTCAGCCATTGCTTTTTCCACAGCACGCTCTCGAGCCTCTGCAGTTGCTCTCTCCACAGCAGCACGCTCTGCTCTGAGCCTGGCCTCCATAGAAGACTTCTCCCTAGCTTCTGCACATGCCTTCTCTAATCTGTCACGTGCCTCTGCCATTGCTCTTTGACGAGCTTCAGCAGTTGCTCTTTCTACAGCAGCCCTTGCTGCCCTCTCACGGGTTTCAGCATATCCCCTTTCACGAGCTTCAAGAGCTGCTCTGTCAACAGCCATCCTatctttttccctttccctctccctctctctctcttcttccaTCTTTCTAAGACGTTCCATTTCCagttctctttctcttttcagCCTTTCAGCCTCCTTCTCTTCAGGTGTAAGGCTGTCATTCATATTCTTGTCTCTCCTTTCTGTGCTCTGACGTATCTTAACCTGCTGAACGGTTCTCTGAGTGCTTCCTTTCCCTTCCAACACAGATGACTTAGCCACTTCTGGTTTCCTTCCAGTTTCAACAGACTCTTTCACTGATTGAGCTGACACAAACTTATCCTTGTTTTCTTCAAGATGTGAGGGAACCTGGGCCTCCTTGTTATTCCTTGCTCTTTCCCTCCATTCATAAGCAAATTTTAACCCTTGATTGTTATTATCAGAGTCCATTCCAGGCACACTGTTAATCTTCTCAGCATTTCTTTGTCCAATGCCAATTCCAGCTTCACCAGCTTTCTTAACACCGTCATCTTGATGACACAAGTCTGAGACCTCATCCTTTCTAAACTGGTTAACTTTAACTTCTAAGTCACCAGGTGCCATTTCAGATGCATTGAACTTACCATCAACATTCCCTTTCCCCATTGCTTCTGATTTCTTTTCACCATCTCTGAACTCAGCCTCCTTCTTCCCATTTTCTTCAAGCCTGGACTCTTCAGTTTGTTCCAGCTCATCACAATTTTGATCATTATTTCCAaccaattgattttcttgatgttTCTTGCCACAGTCCAGTTTATTTACCTCATCAGATACCACAGGATCCTCTCCCTCCACATGCTGGTGAGTTCCTTCAGCAATTTTGAGTTTCTTCCCGTTTTCAACCCTTTCAGTATGCTGGTGCACACAATTAACTCCCTGCACTTCTTCAGTTTCTACCTGCTCAACCACTTTTTGTTTGACTTCATCTTCTGTATCTTGGGCCTCTTTCACTGGTTTGCTGTAATCCTTTTGCTCAACTGCCTCTTTTAGCATTTTctcaatattttctttttcatgagCCTCTTTGAGTCTCTTTGCAgtctcttctttttcacaagcTTCTTTGAGCCCTTTGTCAATTGCTACTTTTTCACAAGcctctttaattttattctcgGTTTCCTCTCTTTGAATAACCTCCTTTTGTTGcctctcttcttttccttgctCAGTAACCTGCTCTAATCGTCTCttactttcttctttctcatgAACCTCTCTTTGTTTCTTCTCCATCTCTTCCTGTTCAAGAGCCTTTCTCTGTCTCCTCTCATTTACTTCCTGCATATGTGCTTGTTTTAGTCTTTTCTCATTCTCTATCTGTTCAAGAGCCATTCTCCATATCTTCTCACTTTCTTCTAGTTCACAAGcctccttctct
Protein-coding sequences here:
- the LOC18610896 gene encoding dihydroflavonol-4-reductase; the protein is MEGQTAARVCVTGAAGFIGSWLVMRLLQRGYTVKATVRDPANLNKVKHLLELPKADENLILWKADLMEEGSFDEAVRGCSGVFHVATPKDFESQDPENEVIKLTVDGALSILKSCANAKTVERLLFVSSGGTVAMQERKLVQYDETCWSDVDFIRAKKMTGWMYFESKTLAEKAAWGAAQENDIDFISVKPTLVVGPFIIPSMPPSLITALSLITRNEGHYSIIKQCQYVHLDDLCNALVFLYENPEAHGRYICSSHDATIFDLAEMLRQKYPGYDIPIQFRGVEEHLEVISFSSKTLTDLGFQFKYGFENMYTGAIKTCIEKGLIPRCLNDNDHAAVGKIHNIMVLDVGFTSVAINLLPVCLKEA
- the LOC18610897 gene encoding auxilin-like protein 1, yielding MENLSHSRKPSRGSSQAALTKRTATCNGATHFSGKTIYDDVFGGPPRFGTGGPTLSPRPEDYTEIFGGFHASRGASIPVLDLPLVDDSDEVMFDVRNPRFNYAEVFGGFDGLDFAASYEELMRQANGGGDHDRDGDSSEEAWMQAETESLSEGSDHSGKYQYFSNGDYYEQIDSSMEFNISYHKANLRRNRDMSNGVTHVAQLHADPEYAYVIETPLQKTDNLNPPLHVTDDIDLEFTSRVTKKKHLRKTLSHPSNWTAGGGQTFTNDSIQREYRRNGSSSNEMFVTISEINLRTLPSDVPPPSRPPPLVDVKNGDYENGQTAASGGRMGDGSPPFFDVEIDSSSAAAASAAAMKEAMDKAQAKLKSAKELLERKREGIKNSTKPGSKSNGKGKKERASKAVHGSSDIKDERLQGIYEKEDGGIERSVREERQKGVKTQAPISLEGEKIFNVPKRFVVEKHGKESQSILEVDDIDAADEWQEATQFFELVRTDKSRMGFEQTNNDKVLMQSMQSNELQHKAKKESIGALELQLDSDNKVEAVREDHELEKVERDMKTAKESCERGEPTGISKAAKEARRHKGHEKKVKEAQEVSVLEENGQSITARKPLRNGKKPTGADELEQREKRVNAQQTEIKVEVGLAMELKENGQQEKETSKSIENAKRVEESQEREGQKRWREVFEQEKNETKRKQAENEKRLSEALEQEEKEKRLKEAREREEIKKKEKEACELEESEKIWRMALEQIENEKRLKQAHMQEVNERRQRKALEQEEMEKKQREVHEKEESKRRLEQVTEQGKEERQQKEVIQREETENKIKEACEKVAIDKGLKEACEKEETAKRLKEAHEKENIEKMLKEAVEQKDYSKPVKEAQDTEDEVKQKVVEQVETEEVQGVNCVHQHTERVENGKKLKIAEGTHQHVEGEDPVVSDEVNKLDCGKKHQENQLVGNNDQNCDELEQTEESRLEENGKKEAEFRDGEKKSEAMGKGNVDGKFNASEMAPGDLEVKVNQFRKDEVSDLCHQDDGVKKAGEAGIGIGQRNAEKINSVPGMDSDNNNQGLKFAYEWRERARNNKEAQVPSHLEENKDKFVSAQSVKESVETGRKPEVAKSSVLEGKGSTQRTVQQVKIRQSTERRDKNMNDSLTPEEKEAERLKRERELEMERLRKMEEEREREREREKDRMAVDRAALEARERGYAETRERAARAAVERATAEARQRAMAEARDRLEKACAEAREKSSMEARLRAERAAVERATAEARERAVEKAMAERAAFEARERVERSMSDKFSTSSRNSGMRTSTSSSDPQDQHFQSTGSFGGLRYPYSSAYNGVEGESAQRCKARLERYRRTAERAAKALEEKNMRDLIAQREQAERNRLAETLDADVKRWSSGKEGNLRALLSTLQYILGPDSGWHPIPLTEVITSAAVKKAYRKATLCVHPDKLQQRGASIQQKYICEKVFDLLKEAWNKFNSEER